One Gadus morhua chromosome 23, gadMor3.0, whole genome shotgun sequence DNA segment encodes these proteins:
- the en2a gene encoding homeobox protein engrailed-2a, translating into MEENDPSNREAAAAGESNRAILPLLQAPGNPQVPHRVTNFFIDNILRPDFGRKKEGTPIREEGRLRSRESPSPGAPPRTEQDEQGSTVARGNQGPASPHTLPTAKKPAIAREASPKSRVENADQCLSSDSDSSQASSNPSAKPPMLWPAWVYCTRYSDRPSSGPRSRKPKKKAASSSSSSSKEDKRPRTAFTAEQLQRLKTEFQTNRYLTEQRRQSLATELGLNESQIKIWFQNKRAKIKKASGTKNTLALHLMAQGLYNHATTTTKDDKSDSD; encoded by the exons ATGGAAGAGAATGATCCCAGTAACagagaggcggcggcggcgggggagtCCAACAGagccatcctccccctcctccaggcgCCCGGGAACCCGCAGGTCCCGCACAGAGTCACCAATTTCTTCATCGACAACATCCTAAGACCGGATTTCGGACGGAAGAAAGAAGGGACCCCAATCCGCGAGGAGGGCAGGCTGAGATCCAGGGAAAGCCCAAGCCCCGGTGCGCCTCCTCGGACCGAGCAGGATGAGCAGGGGAGTACAGTAGCGCGAGGGAACCAGGGACCCGCCAGCCCGCACACCCTCCCCACCGCCAAGAAGCCCGCCATAGCCCGCGAAGCGTCCCCCAAGAGCCGCGTGGAGAACGCAGACCAGTGCCTAAGCTCAGACTCGGACAGTTCCCAGGCCAGCTCCAACCCGTCGGCCAAGCCGCCCATGCTGTGGCCCGCCTGGGTCTACTGCACCCGCTACTCCGACAGGCCCTCATCAG GGCCCAGATCTCGAAAACCAAAGAAGaaagcagccagcagcagcagcagcagcagcaaggaaGACAAGCGACCACGGACGGCCTTCACAGCGGAGCAGCTGCAGAGACTCAAGACCGAGTTCCAGACCAACCGCTACCTGACCGAGCAGCGGCGGCAGAGCCTGGCCACAGAGCTTGGCCTGAACGAGTCCCAGATCAAGATCTGGTTCCAGAACAAGAGGGCCAAGATCAAGAAGGCCAGCGGCACCAAGAACACGCTAGCCCTCCACCTGATGGCGCAGGGATTGTACAaccacgccaccaccaccactaaggACGACAAGTCCGACAGCGACTGA